The following proteins are encoded in a genomic region of Cercospora beticola chromosome 8, complete sequence:
- the DBP3 gene encoding RNA-dependent ATPase (BUSCO:EOG092625P1) encodes MSKRTREEADADAGEITSKKLKKDKKEKKEKKSKSTEPIEVASGNGLDSGAEKNGLSKEERKALKRAKKEAAKAAEAQEAANNVAEAKGDDEAAAKAERKARKRAEKAAKLEGKILETNGHSHASADGKITGVSKSEAEKYYKEKQIAIEDAKKDDIGPILSFDSLPFDAESKKAFFGDFKEPSPIQAATWPYLFNGRDVIGVAETGSGKTYGFGVPCVNRLTKEKKVQVCIVSPTRELALQIQEQMVKLTKPRGLKATCVYGGTNKDEQRAQLKGSQVIVATPGRLNDFIGDGTIDLSEATYLVLDEADRMLDKGFEQDIRNIISSAAPSEKRQTVMFTATWPDSVRKLASEFLREPVRIMIGENASGELRANTRIVQEVEVIGEREKQDRMLAILKQYQSGKSKNDRILVFCLYKKEATRVEETIRRRGFRVAGIHGDLNQAKREESLAAFKKGEVPILVATDVAARGLDIPAVKLVLNVTFPLTVEDYVHRIGRTGRAGQDGRAITFFTDGLEKPLSGALINVLKGANQPVPEDLMKFGTTVKKKAHDAYGAFYKDPADMKKATKITFD; translated from the exons ATGTCGAAACGCACGAGAGAAGAGGCCGACGCCGATGCCGGTGAGATTACGAGCAAGAAactgaagaaggacaagaaagagaagaaggagaaaaagTCCAAGTCGACAGAGCCAATCGAGGTCGCAAGTGGCAATGGGTTGGACTCTGGCGCTGAGAAGAATGGTCTCTCCAAGGAGGAGCGCAAAGCATTGAAGcgtgcgaagaaggaggctgcgaaagctgctgaagcgcaagaagctgcaaacaACGTGGCAGAGGCGaaaggcgacgatgaggcTGCTGCAAAGGCCGAAAGGAAAGCGCGAAAGAGGGCTGAGAAGGCTGCGAAGCTGGAGGGCAAGATCTTGGAAACAAATGGCCACAGTCATGCATCCGCAGACGGAAAGATTACAGGTGtgagcaaaagcgaggctGAGAAGTACTACAAGGAGAAGCAGATTGCCATTGAGGATGCGAAGAAAGACGACATTGGGCCCATACTGTCCTTCGATAGCTTACCTTTCGATGCCGAATCGAAGAAAGCTTTCTTTGGCGATTTTAAGGAGCCTTCTCCCATCCAAGCAGCGACCTGGCCATACCTGTTCAATGGTCGCGATGTTATTGGTGTTGCAGAGACAGGTTCAGGCAAGACGTATGGCTTTGGCGTGCCCTGTGTCAACCGCTTgacgaaagagaagaaagttcAGGTGTGCATCGTGAGCCCGACGAGAGAACTGGCGTTGCAGATACAGGAACAAATGGTGAAGCTCACAAAGCCTCGCGGACTCAAGGCGACCTGTGTTTATGGTGGAACAAACAAAGATGAGCAGAGAGCGCAGCTGAAGGGATCCCAAGTCATCGTTGCAACACCAGGCCGACTCAACGACTTCATTGGAGACGGCACGATCGATCTGTCTGAGGCCACCTATCTGGTTCTGGATGAGGCAGACCGCATGCTCGACAAGGGTTTCGAACAGGATATCAGGAATATTATCAGCTCCGCCGCACCCAGCGAAAAGAGACAAACGGTCATGTTCACAGCCACCTGGCCTGATTCAGTACGCAAGCTTGCTTCCGAATTTCTGCGCGAACCTGTACGAATCATGATTGGAGAGAACGCTTCCGGAGAGCTTCGTGCCAACACTCGTATTGTGCAGGAAGTTGAGGTCATCGGAGAGCGCGAAAAGCAGGATCGCATGCTTGCTATTCTCAAACAATACCAGTCTGGCAAAAGCAAGAACGACAGAATCTTGGTGTTCTGCTTGTACAAAAAAGAAGCAACACGCGTCGAGGAGACCATTCGCCGTCGGGGGTTCAGGGTTGCAGGTATCCATGGAGATTTGAACCAGGCCAAGCGCGAAGAGAGTTTGGCAGCTTTCAAGAAGGGCGAAGTTCCTATTTTGGTCGCCACCGATGTTGCTGCCCGTGGTCTTGACATTCCCGCTGTAAAGCTTGTGCTCAACGTCACCTTTCCCTTGACAGTGGAAGATTACGTGCACAGGATCGGAAG AACAGGCCGAGCCGGCCAGGATGGCAGAGCCATCACCTTTTTCACGGATGGCCTCGAGAAGCCGTTGTCTGGAGCTTTGATCAACGTCCTGAAAGGTGCCAACCAACCAGTGCCAGAAGATTTGATGAAGTTCGGAACgacagtgaagaagaaggcgcacGATGCATATGGAGCTTTCTACAAGGACCCAGCGGACATGAAAAAGGCGACCAAGATTACTTTTGACTGA
- a CDS encoding uncharacterized protein (BUSCO:EOG092658X5): MNTTRSLRAFQRTFEHAFHTHHAPFRIPQRSIRAFSVPAVRKHTPASQVQRQQQIRSQSSDTTPESEESLSTHPAKPLTDRTESSLSDKETIAARKALSPAYQLHFTCKKCLHRSAHTVSKQAYHFGTCVINCPQCNVQHLISDHLKIFSDTKMTMEDIAKQYGEKLKKGKLGVNGDVEFYDEVAEQAIAEDEAAKKAKVEKTERIRETLDQADGNLKKEDWEKLRKELRS; encoded by the coding sequence ATGAATACAACAAGAAGCCTACGTGCCTTCCAGCGCACATTCGAACACGCCTTCCACACTCACCACGCTCCCTTCCGGATACCCCAACGCTCCATCCGGGCCTTCTCCGTCCCAGCCGTGCGCAAACACACCCCAGCATCTCAAGtgcaacgacaacaacaaatCCGGTCACAGTCATCCGACACCACCCCAGAATCAGAAGAAAGCCTCTCGACCCACCCCGCCAAACCCCTCACCGACCGCACCGAAAGCTCCCTCTCCGATAAAGAAACCATCGCAGCCCGCAAAGCCCTCTCCCCGGCCTACCAACTCCACTTCACCTGCAAAAAATGCCTCCACCGCAGCGCCCACACCGTTTCCAAACAAGCCTACCACTTCGGCACCTGCGTAATAAATTGCCCCCAATGTAATGTCCAACATCTCATTTCCGACCATTTGAAGATCTTCTCCGATACGAAGATGACGATGGAGGATATTGCGAAGCAATACGGAGAGAAATTGAAGAAGGGAAAATTGGGTGTGAACGGGGATGTAGAATTTTATGATGAGGTGGCGGAGCAGGCGATTGCGGAGGAtgaggctgcgaagaaggcgaaggttGAGAAGACGGAGAGGATTAGGGAGACTTTGGATCAGGCGGACGGGAAtttgaagaaggaggattgggAGAAATTGAGGAAGGAGTTGCGGTCGTAA